In Humulus lupulus chromosome 7, drHumLupu1.1, whole genome shotgun sequence, the following are encoded in one genomic region:
- the LOC133790610 gene encoding uncharacterized protein LOC133790610 isoform X2, with protein sequence MAYVPPHKRPSKNNEKYSQNPPKPELPPPLFNKNLKLESLGTAAHQDMAFVYEDIFRWFAVGLHDHNHFPPSVHLQPVSVESLNWKTVKRQALINSDLIEESSSIVTESFARRPWEYIAETVLPDLVSSFEDLRGEIESQKLVEIRPTIIIRFGKVIFRGRPLVNQKSVTTTKLLSEDTLRPMRSSFYTTVPNSYVEYITKEAGSKNGLEFEKDKEAYLVFLSDASQSGESLFCKCRVLKEDGKLQICKIKRSYMRHMLRDISCLEKNLDMRLDLCTKRTVTALTDDDKQSINEIIDSAILDREVKGGLRWPLGKSSVSGDKFGVTSVWHVTSKTYKNPSLKLKIKNVDRYRFISSSGQATREVVVMLKGVASELMKEEVDINFINEMFKDNLKVLRNIFLCCERFP encoded by the exons atggCTTATGTTCCACCTCATAAGAGACCTTCAAAGAACAATGAGAAGTATTCACAGAACCCACCAAAGCCAGAGCTGCCTCCTCCTTTGTTCAACAAAAATCTCAAACTCGAGTCTCTTGGAACTGCTGCCCACCAAGACATGGCTTTTGTATACGAGGATATATTCAGATGGTTCGCCGTTGGTTTACATGATCATAATCACTTTCCACCTTCTGTTCATCTTCAACCTGTTTCTGTGGAATCCCTGAACTGGAAAACTGTAAAGCGTCAAGCTTTAATTAACAGTGATCTAATCGAAG AAAGTAGCAGCATAGTAACTGAAAGCTTTGCAAGGAGACCATGGGAATACATTGCAGAAACAGTGCTGCCAGACTTGGTTTCTTCTTTTGAAGATTTGAGAGGAGAAATTGAGTCTCAAAAGCTTGTGGAAATTAGGCCAACTATAATCATTAGATTTGGCAAAGTTATTTTTCGTGG TAGGCCTTTAGTTAATCAAAAATCTGTGACAACAACAAAATTGCTTTCCGAAGACACACTAAGACCGATGAGAAGTTCATTTTACACAACTGTTCCTAATTCATATGTGGAATACATAACAAAGGAAGCTGGCTCAAAGAATGGACTTGAATTTGAAAAGGACAAAGAAGCATATCTTGTATTT CTTTCTGATGCCAGTCAGTCTGGAGAAAGCTTGTTTTGCAAATGCAGGGTACTAAAAGAAGATGGAAAGCTTCAAATATGCAAG ATTAAACGCTCCTACATGCGACACATGCTCAGAGACATATCTTGCCTCGAAAAGAATTTAGACATGAGGCTGGATCTATGCACCAAAAGAACTGTCACTGCTCTAACT GATGATGACAAGCAAAGCATCAATGAAATAATTGATTCTGCTATTTTAGACAGAGAAGTTAAGGGTGGACTGAGATGGCCCTTGGGGAAGTCATCAGTTTCTGGAGATAAATTTGGTGTAACTTCAGTCTGGCATGTAACAAGCAAAACATACAAAAATCCATCACTGAAGCTGAAGATCAAAAATGTTGATCGGTATAGATTTATTTCATCATCTGGACAAGCTACAAGGGAGGTTGTTGTAATGTTAAAAGGAGTAGCTTCAGAACTAATG AAAGAAGAGGTTGATATAAATTTCATTAATGAGATGTTCAAGGACAATTTGAAGGTTCTACGGAACATCTTTCTTTGCTGTGAACGCTTTCCATGA
- the LOC133791329 gene encoding uncharacterized protein LOC133791329 — protein sequence MDEEKAWEWEGNELVDDLVEEEDIQVDDWERQRRMTTVKVVCEVVHITSMMKLYLCSNYVDRNIGRKGGDRENVRRELMSQIINDEKYCRDILHMGPEAFARLCELLRGTGRLIDNKNSMVEEQVAKFLYVLAHNAKNRALAFFFRRSGETISRHFHEVLRAIITLEDQFLRQPNGIEVPQEILNNSRFYPYFKDCVGAIDGTHIRVKVSREEAPRYRGRKEHTTQNVMATCGFDMRFTYVLPGWEGTASDSRIIKNAFQRKDKLIIPEEPNYPVEVVTEIVLACCILHNYLMGVDPDENIFNQVDEELVNSQLESNNVCSTQIDSEDSRQGAIIRNDIAQKMCWFKMTKKLKTTHENGEETKKDNVKWSQQMDIVLIDALLEQQANGNRVDETFTTTTYNNVLKIYKDELKYPFDKEHLKNRMKTLKANFNACHNLFKGLSGFSWNSNTKLFEAELEVWTVVIESKPSAKKWRHTEIHHYDKLSELFAKDRANGVGVVSAKEKVQQWEKESNCNQFVNVENLDEETCDFFESLSPQCNSQVNNATKGVKRKASMIESLDKYAENLQSGLTSVADALREGNIIAERGRLRIYSEEEVYAELLNIEVPEHLQLDAFLFLIKSAAKMRAFFAVPKERRYELLLKLMFPSGQSSS from the exons ATGGATGAAGAGAAAGCATGGGAATGGGAAGGAAATGAGTTGGTTGACGATTTAGTAGAAGAGGAAGACATTCAAGTAGATGATTGGGAAAGACAAAGACGTATGACCACTGTAAAAGTTGTCTGTGAAGTGGTTCATATAACATCGATGATGAAATTATACCTGTGTTCAAATTATGTTGATAGAAATATTGGAAGAAAGGGTGGAGACAGAGAAAATGTGAGAAGAGAATTAATGTCTCAAATTATTAATGATGAGAAATATTGTCGAGACATACTTCACATGGGACCAGAAGCATTTGCTAGGTTGTGTGAATTACTTCGAGGTACTGGTAGGCTTATAGATAACAAGAACTCAATGGTAGAGGAGCAAGTAGCTAAGTTTTTATATGTTTTAGCACATAATGCGAAAAATCGTGCCCTTGCTTTCTTTTTTCGTCGTTCTGGAGAGACAATAAGCAGACATTTTCATGAGGTGCTACGAGCAATTATTACCTTAGAAGACCAGTTTTTAAGACAACCAAATGGTATAGAAGTTCCACAAGAAATACTTAACAATTCCAGATTCTATCCATACTTCAAG GATTGTGTTGGAGCTATTGACGGAACTCATATTCGAGTGAAAGTGTCTAGGGAGGAGGCACCACGTTATCGTGGAAGGAAAGAACATACTACACAAAATGTAATGGCAACTTGTGGATTTGATATGAGATTTACTTACGTGCTACCTGGATGGGAAGGAACAGCATCTGACTCGAGAATCATAAAAAATGCTTTCCAAAGGAAGGATAAGCTTATTATTCCCGAGG AGCCTAATTATCCAGTTGAAGTAGTTACAGAGATTGTATTAGCATGTTGTATATTACATAACTACCTCATGGGTGTGGATCCtgatgaaaatatatttaatcaaGTTGATGAAGAGCTTGTGAACAGTCAACTAGAATCAAATAATGTTTGCTCAACCCAAATAGATAGTGAAGATTCAAGACAAGGGGCAATCATAAGAAACGATATAGCACAAAAGATGTG TTGGTTCAAAATGACAAAGAAATTGAAGACAACTCATGAAAATGGTGAAGAAACAAAAAAGGATAATGTCAAGTGGTCTCAACAAATGGATATTGTGTTAATTGATGCATTGTTGGAGCAACAAGCAAATGGAAATAGAGTGGATGAAACTTTTACAACAACGACCTACAATAATGTTTTGAAAATTTATAAAGATGAGCTCAAGTATCCTTTTGATAAAGAACACTTGAAAAATCGGATGAAAACTTTAAAAGCTAATTTTAATGCATGTCATAATCTTTTCAAAGGCTTAAGTGGATTTTCTTGGAATTCAAATACCAAGTTGTTTGAAGCAGAGCTAGAAGTATGGACAGTTGTTATAGAG TCTAAACCAAGTGCAAAGAAATGGAGGCATACAGAAATTCATCACTATGACAAACTAAGTGAGCTATTTGCAAAAGATAGAGCTAATGGTGTAGGTGTTGTTAGTGCCAAAGAGAAAGTTCAACAATGGGAAAAGGAAAGTAACTGTAATCAATTTGTGAATGTTGAAAACTTGGATGAAGAAACATGTGATTTTTTTGAATCATTATCTCCACAATGCAACTCCCAAGTTAATAATGCTACAAAGGGTGTTAAAAGAAAGGCATCCATGATAGAATCCCTTGACAAATATGCTGAAAATCTTCAATCTGGTTTAACAAGTGTTGCTGATGCACTTAGAGAGGGAAATATCATTGCAGAAAGAGGTCGATTGCGCATATATTCAGAGGAAGAAGTTTATGCTGAGTTGCTTAACATTGAAGTTCCAGAACATCTACAACTTGATGCCTTTCTATTCTTGATTAAAAGTGCAGCGAAAATGCGGGCTTTTTTTGCAGTTCCAAAAGAACGTCGCTATGAATTACTGCTAAAGTTAATGTTTCCAAGTGGGCAATCTTCAAGTTAG
- the LOC133790607 gene encoding uncharacterized protein LOC133790607, giving the protein MAYVPPHKRTYSKNDDERSSSSSQISVPKPELPPPLFNKTLKLNSPGTCSSNGHCHEMVYAYEDIFKWFAVGFDNDHSNHFPPSLHLQPVFVESRDWKIVKRQALYNTSVHDLTKQSSTRSPWEYIAENLLPDLLSSFEDLSSKMGFQILVEAKPTLVTKFGKVLFRGKPSSVNQESVTTTNLLSEDLMRPLRSSFYTSIPNSYVEYITKEAASKNGLEFEKDKEAYLVFFSESSRAEEGIFCKCKVLKEDGKLHRHKIKHGHVRHMLRDISCLEKNMDMRLDLCTKKTVTALADDDMKSINDLIDSAILDKEVKGGLRWPLGKSSASGDKFGVTSVWHVTSKTYKNPSLMLRIKDVDRYRVWSSAGEATREVDIRFKGVVSELMKQDVDTNLISEMLKDGLKVLWNDFLCCEQFP; this is encoded by the exons ATGGCTTATGTTCCACCCCATAAACGAACTTATTCAAAGAACGATGATGAgaggtcttcttcttcttcacagatTTCAGTACCAAAACCAGAGCTGCCTCCTCCTTTGTTCAACAAAACTCTTAAACTCAACTCTCCCGGAACTTGTAGTAGTAATGGCCACTGCCATGAGATGGTTTATGCATATGAAGATATATTCAAATGGTTCGCTGTTGGTTTCGATAATGATCACAGTAATCACTTTCCaccttctcttcatcttcaaccTGTTTTTGTTGAATCCCGCGACTGGAAAATTGTAAAGCGTCAAGCTTTGTATAACACTAGTGTTCATGATCTTACCAAAC AGAGCTCTACGAGAAGCCCATGGGAATACATAGCTGAGAATTTGTTGCCAGACTTGCTTTCTTCTTTTGAAGATTTGAGTAGCAAAATGGGATTTCAAATCCTTGTTGAAGCTAAGCCAACTCTGGTCACAAAGTTTGGCAAAGTTCTTTTTCGTGG GAAGCCATCATCAGTTAACCAAGAATCTGTCACAACAAcaaatttgctttctgaagaccTAATGAGACCGCTGAGAAGTTCATTCTACACATCTATTCCAAATTCATATGTGGAATACATAACAAAAGAAGCTGCCTCAAAGAATGGACTTGAATTTGAAAAAGACAAAGAAGCATACCTTGTATTT TTCTCTGAATCCAGTCGGGCAGAAGAAGGTATTTTTTGCAAATGTAAGGTACTAAAAGAAGATGGAAAGCTTCATCGACACAAG ATCAAACATGGCCATGTGCGACACATGCTCAGGGACATATCTTGCCTTGAGAAGAATATGGACATGAGGCTGGATCTATGCACCAAAAAAACTGTAACTGCTTTAGCT GATGATGACATGAAAAGCATCAATGATTTGATTGATTCAGCTATTTTGGACAAAGAAGTTAAGGGTGGACTGAGATGGCCCTTGGGGAAGTCATCAGCTTCTGGAGATAAATTTGGTGTGACTTCAGTCTGGCATGTAACAAGTAAAACATACAAAAATCCATCACTGatgctgaggatcaaagatgttGATCGCTATAGAGTTTGGTCTTCAGCCGGGGAAGCTACAAGGGAGGTTGATATAAGGTTCAAAGGAGTAGTTTCAGAACTAATG AAACAAGATGTTGATACGAATCTCATAAGTGAAATGCTTAAGGATGGCTTGAAGGTTCTATGGAACGACTTTCTTTGCTGTGAACAGTTTCCATGA
- the LOC133790610 gene encoding uncharacterized protein LOC133790610 isoform X3, translating into MAYVPPHKRPSKNNEKYSQNPPKPELPPPLFNKNLKLESLGTAAHQDMAFVYEDIFRWFAVGLHDHNHFPPSVHLQPVSVESLNWKTVKRQALINSDLIEESSSIVTESFARRPWEYIAETVLPDLVSSFEDLRGEIESQKLVEIRPTIIIRFGKVIFRGPLVNQKSVTTTKLLSEDTLRPMRSSFYTTVPNSYVEYITKEAGSKNGLEFEKDKEAYLVFLSDASQSGESLFCKCRVLKEDGKLQICKIKRSYMRHMLRDISCLEKNLDMRLDLCTKRTVTALTDDDKQSINEIIDSAILDREVKGGLRWPLGKSSVSGDKFGVTSVWHVTSKTYKNPSLKLKIKNVDRYRFISSSGQATREVVVMLKGVASELMKEEVDINFTSEMFKDNLKVLWNIFLCCERFP; encoded by the exons atggCTTATGTTCCACCTCATAAGAGACCTTCAAAGAACAATGAGAAGTATTCACAGAACCCACCAAAGCCAGAGCTGCCTCCTCCTTTGTTCAACAAAAATCTCAAACTCGAGTCTCTTGGAACTGCTGCCCACCAAGACATGGCTTTTGTATACGAGGATATATTCAGATGGTTCGCCGTTGGTTTACATGATCATAATCACTTTCCACCTTCTGTTCATCTTCAACCTGTTTCTGTGGAATCCCTGAACTGGAAAACTGTAAAGCGTCAAGCTTTAATTAACAGTGATCTAATCGAAG AAAGTAGCAGCATAGTAACTGAAAGCTTTGCAAGGAGACCATGGGAATACATTGCAGAAACAGTGCTGCCAGACTTGGTTTCTTCTTTTGAAGATTTGAGAGGAGAAATTGAGTCTCAAAAGCTTGTGGAAATTAGGCCAACTATAATCATTAGATTTGGCAAAGTTATTTTTCGTGG GCCTTTAGTTAATCAAAAATCTGTGACAACAACAAAATTGCTTTCCGAAGACACACTAAGACCGATGAGAAGTTCATTTTACACAACTGTTCCTAATTCATATGTGGAATACATAACAAAGGAAGCTGGCTCAAAGAATGGACTTGAATTTGAAAAGGACAAAGAAGCATATCTTGTATTT CTTTCTGATGCCAGTCAGTCTGGAGAAAGCTTGTTTTGCAAATGCAGGGTACTAAAAGAAGATGGAAAGCTTCAAATATGCAAG ATTAAACGCTCCTACATGCGACACATGCTCAGAGACATATCTTGCCTCGAAAAGAATTTAGACATGAGGCTGGATCTATGCACCAAAAGAACTGTCACTGCTCTAACT GATGATGACAAGCAAAGCATCAATGAAATAATTGATTCTGCTATTTTAGACAGAGAAGTTAAGGGTGGACTGAGATGGCCCTTGGGGAAGTCATCAGTTTCTGGAGATAAATTTGGTGTAACTTCAGTCTGGCATGTAACAAGCAAAACATACAAAAATCCATCACTGAAGCTGAAGATCAAAAATGTTGATCGGTATAGATTTATTTCATCATCTGGACAAGCTACAAGGGAGGTTGTTGTAATGTTAAAAGGAGTAGCTTCAGAACTAATG AAAGAAGAGGTTGATATAAATTTCACTAGTGAGATGTTCAAGGACAATTTGAAGGTTCTATGGAACATCTTTCTTTGCTGTGAACGCTTTCCATGA
- the LOC133790610 gene encoding uncharacterized protein LOC133790610 isoform X1, whose protein sequence is MAYVPPHKRPSKNNEKYSQNPPKPELPPPLFNKNLKLESLGTAAHQDMAFVYEDIFRWFAVGLHDHNHFPPSVHLQPVSVESLNWKTVKRQALINSDLIEESSSIVTESFARRPWEYIAETVLPDLVSSFEDLRGEIESQKLVEIRPTIIIRFGKVIFRGRPLVNQKSVTTTKLLSEDTLRPMRSSFYTTVPNSYVEYITKEAGSKNGLEFEKDKEAYLVFLSDASQSGESLFCKCRVLKEDGKLQICKIKRSYMRHMLRDISCLEKNLDMRLDLCTKRTVTALTDDDKQSINEIIDSAILDREVKGGLRWPLGKSSVSGDKFGVTSVWHVTSKTYKNPSLKLKIKNVDRYRFISSSGQATREVVVMLKGVASELMKEEVDINFTSEMFKDNLKVLWNIFLCCERFP, encoded by the exons atggCTTATGTTCCACCTCATAAGAGACCTTCAAAGAACAATGAGAAGTATTCACAGAACCCACCAAAGCCAGAGCTGCCTCCTCCTTTGTTCAACAAAAATCTCAAACTCGAGTCTCTTGGAACTGCTGCCCACCAAGACATGGCTTTTGTATACGAGGATATATTCAGATGGTTCGCCGTTGGTTTACATGATCATAATCACTTTCCACCTTCTGTTCATCTTCAACCTGTTTCTGTGGAATCCCTGAACTGGAAAACTGTAAAGCGTCAAGCTTTAATTAACAGTGATCTAATCGAAG AAAGTAGCAGCATAGTAACTGAAAGCTTTGCAAGGAGACCATGGGAATACATTGCAGAAACAGTGCTGCCAGACTTGGTTTCTTCTTTTGAAGATTTGAGAGGAGAAATTGAGTCTCAAAAGCTTGTGGAAATTAGGCCAACTATAATCATTAGATTTGGCAAAGTTATTTTTCGTGG TAGGCCTTTAGTTAATCAAAAATCTGTGACAACAACAAAATTGCTTTCCGAAGACACACTAAGACCGATGAGAAGTTCATTTTACACAACTGTTCCTAATTCATATGTGGAATACATAACAAAGGAAGCTGGCTCAAAGAATGGACTTGAATTTGAAAAGGACAAAGAAGCATATCTTGTATTT CTTTCTGATGCCAGTCAGTCTGGAGAAAGCTTGTTTTGCAAATGCAGGGTACTAAAAGAAGATGGAAAGCTTCAAATATGCAAG ATTAAACGCTCCTACATGCGACACATGCTCAGAGACATATCTTGCCTCGAAAAGAATTTAGACATGAGGCTGGATCTATGCACCAAAAGAACTGTCACTGCTCTAACT GATGATGACAAGCAAAGCATCAATGAAATAATTGATTCTGCTATTTTAGACAGAGAAGTTAAGGGTGGACTGAGATGGCCCTTGGGGAAGTCATCAGTTTCTGGAGATAAATTTGGTGTAACTTCAGTCTGGCATGTAACAAGCAAAACATACAAAAATCCATCACTGAAGCTGAAGATCAAAAATGTTGATCGGTATAGATTTATTTCATCATCTGGACAAGCTACAAGGGAGGTTGTTGTAATGTTAAAAGGAGTAGCTTCAGAACTAATG AAAGAAGAGGTTGATATAAATTTCACTAGTGAGATGTTCAAGGACAATTTGAAGGTTCTATGGAACATCTTTCTTTGCTGTGAACGCTTTCCATGA
- the LOC133790609 gene encoding uncharacterized protein LOC133790609, which translates to MAYVPPHKRTYSKNDDERSSSSSSHISVPKPELPPPLFNKTLKLNSPGTCSSNGHCHEMAYAYEDIFKWFAVGFDNDHSNHFPPSLHLQPVFVESRDWKIVKRQALYNTSVHDLTKQSSTRSPWEYIAENLLPDLLSSLEDLSSKMGFQNLVEAKPTLVTKFGKVLFRGKPSSVNQESVTTTNLLSEELMRPLRSSFYTSIPNSYVEYITIEAASKNGLEFDKDKEAYLVFFSEASRSEESIFCKCKVLKEDGKLHLHKIKHGHVRHMLRDISCLEKNMDMRLDLCTKKTVAALADDDMKSINDLIDSAILDKEVKGGLRWPLGKSSASGDKFGVTSVWHVTSKTYKNPSLKLKIKDVDRYRVWSSTGQATREVDIMFKGVASELMKQEVDRNLINEMLKDDLKVLWNDFLSCEQFP; encoded by the exons ATGGCTTATGTTCCACCCCATAAACGAACTTATTCAAAGAACGATGATGAgaggtcttcttcttcttcttcacatatTTCAGTACCAAAACCAGAGCTGCCTCCTCCTTTGTTCAACAAAACTCTTAAACTCAACTCTCCCGGAACTTGTAGTAGTAATGGCCACTGCCATGAGATGGCTTATGCATATGAAGATATATTCAAATGGTTCGCTGTTGGTTTCGATAATGATCACAGTAATCACTTTCCaccttctcttcatcttcaaccTGTTTTTGTTGAATCCCGCGACTGGAAAATTGTAAAGCGTCAAGCTTTGTATAACACTAGTGTTCATGATCTAACCAAAC AGAGCTCTACGAGAAGCCCATGGGAATACATAGCTGAGAATTTGTTGCCAGACTTGCTTTCTTCTCTTGAAGATTTGAGTAGCAAAATGGGATTTCAAAACCTTGTTGAAGCTAAGCCAACTCTGGTCACAAAGTTTGGCAAAGTTCTTTTTCGTGG GAAGCCATCATCAGTTAACCAAGAATCTGTCACAACAAcaaatttgctttctgaagagcTAATGAGACCGCTGAGAAGTTCATTCTACACATCTATTCCAAATTCATATGTGGAATACATAACAATAGAAGCTGCCTCAAAGAATGGACTTGAGTTTGACAAAGACAAAGAAGCATACCTTGTATTT ttctcTGAAGCCAGTCGGTCAGAAGAAAGTATTTTCTGCAAATGTAAGGTACTAAAAGAAGATGGAAAGCTTCATCTACACAAG ATCAAACATGGCCATGTGCGACACATGCTCAGGGACATATCTTGCCTTGAGAAGAATATGGACATGAGGCTGGATCTATGCACCAAAAAAACTGTAGCTGCTTTAGCT GATGATGACATGAAAAGCATCAATGATTTGATTGATTCAGCTATTTTGGACAAAGAAGTTAAGGGTGGACTGAGATGGCCCTTGGGGAAGTCATCAGCTTCTGGAGATAAATTTGGTGTGACTTCAGTCTGGCATGTAACAAGTAAAACATACAAAAATCCATCACTGAAGCTGAAGATCAAAGATGTTGATCGCTATAGAGTTTGGTCTTCAACCGGGCAAGCTACAAGGGAGGTTGATATAATGTTCAAAGGAGTAGCTTCAGAACTAATG AAACAAGAGGTTGATAGGAATCTCATTAATGAGATGCTTAAGGATGACTTGAAGGTTCTATGGAACGACTTCCTTAGCTGTGAACAGTTTCCATGA